In Candidatus Poribacteria bacterium, one genomic interval encodes:
- a CDS encoding zinc-binding dehydrogenase, translated as MKAIIFHEQGGIDKLHYEEVPVPVIAPSEVLVQVKACAVNHLDIRARRDRPEVQPFPHILGSDISGEVVEVGTEVHNVAVGDRVVLAPCIPCEQCPDCLNDDENMCDFQELLGFQTNGGYAEYVKAPAKNAIQISPDLSYVDASAIPIAYLTAWHMLVARAKVRPGDDVLVLSAGSGVGSAGLQIAKLCGARIFATASTDEKLERARQMGADFTINYTQTDFSEAVHDATDGRGVDVVFEHVGAATWDKSVASLAKKGRLVSCGVTTGNIGEINIRKLYQKQLTLMGSALGTTSELQTIIRLAEQGKLNPIIAQVLPLRTAAEAHRIIEARENFGKVCLQPE; from the coding sequence ATGAAAGCAATCATTTTCCACGAACAGGGCGGAATTGATAAACTCCACTACGAGGAGGTCCCCGTCCCCGTCATTGCCCCATCGGAAGTATTGGTCCAAGTCAAAGCGTGCGCGGTAAACCACCTCGATATCCGCGCCCGCCGGGATCGGCCGGAGGTTCAACCGTTCCCACACATCCTCGGATCCGATATCTCCGGGGAGGTGGTTGAGGTTGGAACAGAAGTCCACAACGTCGCTGTCGGCGATCGAGTGGTACTCGCGCCCTGTATCCCCTGCGAACAGTGCCCAGATTGCCTCAACGATGACGAAAATATGTGCGATTTTCAGGAGCTTTTGGGCTTTCAAACCAATGGCGGTTACGCGGAATATGTCAAAGCACCTGCCAAAAACGCCATTCAGATTTCCCCTGACCTCTCATACGTTGATGCGTCTGCTATTCCTATCGCCTACCTCACGGCGTGGCACATGCTTGTAGCGCGGGCAAAAGTTCGCCCCGGCGATGATGTACTGGTCTTATCCGCTGGCAGCGGTGTTGGGAGTGCCGGCTTGCAAATTGCCAAATTGTGCGGCGCACGAATCTTTGCCACCGCAAGCACCGATGAGAAGCTTGAACGCGCCCGCCAGATGGGAGCCGATTTCACGATCAACTACACGCAAACCGATTTTAGCGAAGCCGTTCACGATGCAACAGATGGACGCGGTGTGGACGTCGTTTTTGAACATGTTGGAGCAGCGACATGGGATAAGAGCGTCGCAAGCCTCGCAAAAAAAGGACGTCTTGTTTCGTGCGGCGTTACGACGGGCAATATCGGCGAGATTAACATCCGTAAACTGTACCAGAAGCAGTTGACGCTGATGGGATCTGCGCTGGGAACGACATCTGAACTTCAGACCATTATCCGCCTTGCCGAGCAGGGAAAGCTAAACCCAATTATCGCTCAGGTGTTGCCGTTAAGAACGGCAGCAGAGGCACATCGGATTATAGAAGCGCGAGAAAATTTTGGCAAGGTCTGTCTCCAGCCAGAATAG
- the map gene encoding type I methionyl aminopeptidase — protein sequence MRKPSRNEPCWCGSGKIYKNCHLKQDKKQSTSQPRMASGIIIKTEEQIEGIRRSGQLARKTLDMLEGRIEAGVETKDIDQWVYEFTCDHGGYPATLDVKGFNKSCCTSINNVICHGIPDDTVLKDGDIINVDVTPILDGYFGDTSRMFVIGETSEEALKLIEETKACMYLGIDVVKPGNTIGDIGYTIQQHAENLGYSVVRELCGHGTGLQFWEAPQVPHYGKRNDGPPMVPNMVFTIEPMINIGRCECTTLSDGWTVVTVDGSLSAQWEHTVRVTETGVEILTA from the coding sequence ATGAGAAAACCATCACGAAATGAACCCTGCTGGTGTGGTAGTGGAAAGATATATAAAAATTGCCACCTCAAGCAGGATAAAAAACAAAGCACATCTCAACCACGAATGGCGTCAGGCATTATCATCAAGACCGAGGAGCAGATTGAGGGCATCCGTAGAAGCGGTCAATTGGCGCGAAAAACTTTGGACATGCTGGAAGGGCGAATTGAAGCTGGCGTAGAAACTAAGGATATCGACCAATGGGTCTACGAATTCACCTGTGACCACGGCGGCTATCCTGCAACTCTCGATGTAAAAGGATTCAATAAGAGTTGCTGTACCTCGATCAACAATGTTATCTGTCACGGAATTCCCGATGACACGGTCTTAAAGGACGGGGATATCATCAACGTTGATGTTACCCCAATTCTGGATGGATATTTTGGCGATACCAGTCGCATGTTTGTAATCGGTGAAACGTCAGAGGAAGCTCTAAAGTTAATCGAGGAAACGAAAGCGTGTATGTACCTTGGTATTGATGTAGTGAAACCCGGCAACACGATTGGCGACATTGGCTATACCATTCAACAGCATGCTGAGAATCTCGGATACTCGGTCGTGCGCGAATTGTGTGGGCACGGCACAGGTTTACAGTTTTGGGAAGCTCCTCAAGTTCCCCATTACGGTAAAAGAAATGACGGTCCACCAATGGTGCCGAATATGGTGTTTACAATTGAGCCGATGATTAATATTGGTCGATGTGAATGTACGACGCTGTCAGATGGTTGGACGGTCGTTACCGTTGATGGTTCACTATCGGCGCAATGGGAACATACCGTGCGCGTAACGGAGACCGGTGTCGAAATTCTGACAGCCTAA
- a CDS encoding Gfo/Idh/MocA family oxidoreductase, producing MTSELKVGLVGVPRGSGFIQAFQTVNETTLVAICDINTEILNQVGDQHGIELRYTDFEKMAKSDLDVILVSTPMPLHVPQAVIALSEGKHVLSEVPAATDLEQCWHLVNAVKQSGKKYMMAENYTYMKPNVLVRELARRGLFGEIYFGEGAYIHELKAGNERTKWRRKWQTGRNGSTYPTHSLGPVLQWFDERVSTVSCFGTGHHYRDPRGAQYENEDSTTMMCKTTNGGLIEIRVDMLSNRPHNLTYYSLQGTQGCYEAPRGFGDGAKIWLADYDEKMEWRSLWDFEEEFMPEMWRNPPEEALRAGHGGGDYFEIREFADSIINDAKPPIDLYESLDMTVPGLVSEASINQGGIPLPVPDFREIRNFPEDLPEALQGSEIISVQL from the coding sequence ATGACAAGTGAACTGAAAGTCGGCTTGGTAGGAGTCCCACGCGGCTCAGGGTTTATCCAAGCATTCCAGACCGTGAATGAAACCACTCTCGTTGCCATATGTGATATTAATACCGAAATCCTAAACCAGGTAGGCGATCAGCATGGGATCGAGCTGCGATACACTGACTTTGAAAAGATGGCAAAGTCGGACCTCGATGTGATTCTTGTCTCTACCCCGATGCCCTTGCATGTTCCCCAAGCTGTCATCGCGCTGTCAGAAGGTAAGCATGTGCTTTCCGAAGTCCCCGCCGCGACAGACCTTGAACAGTGCTGGCACCTCGTCAACGCTGTCAAACAGAGTGGGAAAAAGTACATGATGGCAGAGAACTATACCTACATGAAGCCGAATGTGTTGGTGCGTGAACTCGCGCGGCGTGGGCTGTTCGGCGAGATCTATTTTGGCGAAGGCGCATATATCCATGAATTGAAGGCGGGCAACGAACGAACAAAGTGGCGACGCAAGTGGCAGACCGGACGGAATGGATCAACGTATCCGACGCATAGTCTCGGTCCTGTGTTACAGTGGTTCGACGAGCGTGTCAGTACTGTCTCCTGTTTCGGCACAGGACACCATTATCGCGATCCGCGTGGTGCACAGTACGAGAACGAGGATAGTACAACAATGATGTGCAAAACGACAAATGGAGGACTAATCGAAATCCGTGTTGATATGTTGTCTAACCGTCCCCACAATCTCACCTACTATAGTTTGCAGGGAACGCAGGGTTGTTACGAGGCACCACGCGGTTTTGGAGATGGCGCCAAGATTTGGCTCGCAGATTACGATGAGAAAATGGAATGGCGCTCGCTGTGGGATTTTGAAGAAGAATTTATGCCAGAGATGTGGCGCAATCCCCCGGAAGAAGCCCTACGCGCGGGACACGGCGGTGGCGACTATTTTGAGATTCGTGAGTTTGCGGATTCGATTATCAACGACGCAAAGCCCCCAATTGATCTTTATGAATCCCTTGATATGACTGTGCCGGGATTGGTGTCGGAGGCATCAATCAATCAAGGTGGAATTCCGCTGCCTGTGCCCGATTTTCGGGAGATTCGGAACTTTCCGGAGGATCTGCCGGAAGCACTACAAGGTAGTGAAATTATCTCGGTTCAGTTGTAG
- a CDS encoding tautomerase family protein, whose product MSQIKVYGLKENLNPIKAELSDVIHSCVVDALHFPEDKRAHRFFPLDSSDFYYPSGRTTKYTIIEISMFEGRSVDAKKHLIRLLFERVHQQLNILPQDLEITIAETPKHNWGFRGMPGDEIELNYRVEV is encoded by the coding sequence ATGTCGCAAATTAAGGTCTACGGATTAAAAGAGAACCTTAATCCTATCAAAGCAGAGCTCTCCGATGTCATTCATTCGTGTGTGGTTGATGCCTTGCATTTTCCAGAGGATAAAAGAGCACACCGCTTCTTTCCACTAGATTCCTCCGATTTCTACTATCCCAGCGGACGCACGACAAAGTACACGATTATTGAGATTAGTATGTTTGAGGGCAGATCTGTAGATGCGAAGAAACATCTGATTCGCCTGCTTTTTGAAAGGGTTCATCAACAACTGAATATCCTTCCACAAGACCTTGAAATCACAATCGCCGAGACACCTAAGCACAATTGGGGATTCCGTGGTATGCCGGGTGATGAAATTGAATTAAACTACAGGGTTGAGGTATAA
- a CDS encoding phytanoyl-CoA dioxygenase family protein: protein MSQTSGDGDYLANQIVSDEQIQEWVDQFHRDGFLFLQNVLPPDWCAQMREDLDWALKENPNGHNGVNERTALAHRMFETSETNLKLFDLEPIVSFAEALIAPNCHVIHNNSFQSFPGGGITRWHQDDAPHFTVTDGEPPKNIRLSVMFFTANYYLTDVTDAKYGGTEVIPGSHLYGTGPPSEIEGTEWESKIRYNLGKAGSVVMFNNQVWHHGGLNRSNRTRYITQITYARRMIGHKYYPFMNYNMPEHIYKDANPRLKRLLGFLEHGAYG from the coding sequence ATGAGCCAAACTTCAGGAGATGGAGACTACTTAGCCAACCAAATTGTTAGTGATGAACAGATTCAGGAATGGGTGGATCAATTCCACCGAGATGGTTTTCTGTTTTTACAGAATGTCCTACCACCGGATTGGTGTGCTCAGATGCGTGAAGATCTAGATTGGGCGTTAAAAGAAAATCCGAATGGTCACAATGGTGTGAATGAGCGTACCGCACTCGCACACCGAATGTTTGAGACCAGCGAAACCAACCTCAAACTATTTGACTTGGAACCCATCGTGAGTTTTGCCGAAGCCCTTATCGCCCCAAATTGCCACGTTATCCACAACAACTCATTCCAGAGTTTTCCGGGCGGCGGCATAACACGATGGCATCAGGACGATGCCCCTCATTTCACCGTTACAGATGGCGAACCACCGAAGAATATTCGTTTGTCTGTTATGTTTTTTACGGCAAACTATTATCTGACGGATGTGACTGATGCCAAATACGGTGGTACAGAGGTGATTCCTGGCTCCCATCTGTACGGCACGGGTCCGCCCTCCGAAATCGAAGGGACAGAGTGGGAGAGCAAGATTCGGTACAACTTAGGAAAAGCTGGCAGTGTTGTCATGTTCAACAATCAGGTGTGGCACCATGGTGGACTTAATCGCAGTAACCGAACACGCTATATTACACAAATTACCTATGCCCGCCGTATGATTGGACACAAATATTATCCGTTCATGAATTACAATATGCCAGAACACATCTACAAAGACGCCAATCCGAGGTTAAAGCGATTGCTAGGATTCCTTGAGCATGGGGCTTACGGTTAA
- a CDS encoding creatininase family protein — protein MQYGNNCWVDIQDADKNKVVVLPLGSLEQHGHHSPLLTDTYLVTAVAQRVEKQLAEQIYLLPTLWLGASDHHLDHPGTVSVPNHIYTLMIKNIVRSIAKGGFQRVFLLNGHGGNVVPGTQAITELANESDVYDNMWIALSSYWTVAEPAMAPELHGMETPHLTHACEYETSMMLFLHGEIMRMDRVTSSPPLIDSPFYHSERGGRINVGKRLVTWAPTGAMGKPQRATPEKGESLLNAITSEVVACIKDFETW, from the coding sequence CGTCGTGCTTCCCCTCGGATCGCTGGAGCAGCACGGGCATCACTCTCCACTTCTGACGGATACCTATCTTGTAACCGCAGTGGCACAACGGGTCGAAAAACAACTCGCTGAGCAAATCTATCTGCTGCCAACATTATGGCTTGGTGCATCAGATCATCATCTAGATCATCCCGGCACTGTGAGCGTTCCCAATCACATCTACACATTGATGATCAAGAACATTGTCAGATCTATCGCCAAAGGAGGATTTCAACGTGTATTCTTACTCAACGGTCACGGGGGCAATGTCGTTCCGGGCACGCAAGCAATCACAGAGCTAGCGAACGAATCAGATGTTTATGACAACATGTGGATTGCGTTATCCTCATATTGGACCGTGGCTGAGCCGGCGATGGCACCAGAACTTCATGGGATGGAGACCCCGCATCTGACGCATGCCTGTGAGTACGAAACCTCGATGATGTTGTTTTTGCACGGCGAGATTATGCGGATGGATCGGGTAACGTCCAGTCCACCGCTGATAGATTCACCATTTTACCATAGCGAGCGCGGCGGACGTATCAATGTCGGCAAGCGGCTAGTCACGTGGGCACCGACCGGGGCGATGGGTAAACCGCAACGCGCCACGCCGGAAAAAGGAGAATCATTGCTGAATGCCATCACGAGTGAGGTCGTAGCCTGCATCAAGGATTTCGAGACATGGTAG